From a region of the Hemibagrus wyckioides isolate EC202008001 linkage group LG06, SWU_Hwy_1.0, whole genome shotgun sequence genome:
- the LOC131354035 gene encoding C-X-C chemokine receptor type 1: MLSSHSSTSLLNFTQSELLGKEVTMTDPNKSILLPDFSEFYDQEFNSSILNTSYTLDETTIACQEPTISLPINIAVCILLAHIFLIAIPGNVIVGLVIHSNWRVLSPSDIYLFHLVIADMLMALTLPFFSISVVAGWIFGNVMCMLVNLVQEANFYTSILFLVCISVDRYMVIVRAMETRRVQRIFCSWVVCFVVWVLGILLSLPALNNGVYYNEYQDMLICTETFEIDTADKWRIAIRVMRHLLGFLLPLCVMLTCYGVTVARLLRTRGFQRQKAMKVIAAVMVAFLLCWTPFNLATMVDTLMRADLVKNNCAATNGVTIAMFITQSLGLMHCSVNPLLYAFVGEKFRMRFFNMIHRKRMTERGTPSRSTRSTSQTSEGVSHFL, from the coding sequence ATCCGAACAAATCAATTCTTCTGCCGGATTTCTCTGAGTTTTACGACCAGGAATTCAACAGCAGCATCCTGAACACCAGCTACACTCTAGATGAGACGACCATAGCATGCCAGGAGCCCACCATATCACTGCCCATCAACATTGCCGTGTGCATTTTATTAGCGCACATCTTCCTAATTGCCATTCCTGGCAACGTGATTGTAGGGCTGGTGATCCATTCGAACTGGCGCGTTCTGTCTCCGTCTGACATCTACCTGTTCCACCTGGTGATCGCAGACATGCTGATGGCCCTCACCCTCCCCTTCTTCTCCATCTCCGTTGTCGCCGGGTGGATCTTCGGTAACGTCATGTGCATGCTTGTGAACTTAGTTCAAGAAGCCAACTTCTACACCAGCATCCTGTTTTTGGTCTGCATTAGTGTGGATCGCTACATGGTGATTGTGCGAGCTATGGAGACCCGGAGGGTCCAAAGGATCTTTTGTAGCTGGGTTGTTTGCTTCGTGGTCTGGGTTTTGGGTATCCTACTTTCCCTTCCTGCCTTGAACAACGGAGTCTATTACAACGAATACCAAGACATGCTCATTTGCACTGAAACGTTCGAAATTGACACTGCAGACAAGTGGAGAATAGCAATTCGTGTAATGAGGCACCTTCTGGGCTTCCTGCTACCTCTGTGCGTCATGCTGACGTGCTACGGAGTGACGGTGGCCAGGCTGCTGCGGACCAGAGGTTTTCAGCGGCAGAAAGCCATGAAAGTGATTGCAGCTGTGATGGTGGCGTTCTTACTGTGCTGGACACCCTTCAACTTGGCCACCATGGTCGATACGCTCATGAGAGCCGACTTGGTGAAAAACAACTGCGCAGCTACAAATGGTGTAACCATAGCCATGTTTATCACGCAGAGCCTGGGGCTGATGCACTGCTCTGTCAACCCGCTGCTGTATGCCTTTGTGGGAGAGAAGTTCAGGATGAGGTTCTTCAACATGATCCACAGGAAACGGATGACAGAGCGTGGAACGCCATCGAGGTCCACCAGGTCCACTTCGCAGACTTCAGAGGGTGTATCCCATTTCCTCTGA
- the cxcr2 gene encoding C-X-C chemokine receptor type 2, with protein MSSNCTGFGLSSSYNDSLQDVLLSNMSSNCTGFGLSSPNNDSLQDVLLLNISNMVEDFDYNYIEGIISPCNDSLKDVNSIGIVIGYIVVFFLGLMGNTMVMFAVCTMNKHRTSTDVYLMHLAFADLLFALTLPFWAVYINKSSWVFGTLLCKLISGVQELAFYSCVFLLACISIDRYMAIVKATQFLSKQQHVVRLVCLAVWLGATVLSIPIVVQREAMDINYTTLCYENITAEKMDDWRVGLRVLRHVFGFFFPFTVMLVCYGCTVGTLFRSRNSQKTKAMKVIFCVVLAFIICWLPNNITEFVDTLMRGGLISDSCENRDHLYVGMYFTQALAFMHCAINPILYAFVGKKFRSHLLTLLSRKGLVSREVFFRYRAGSVYSTASTKHTSVTL; from the exons ATGTCCAGCAACTGTACAGGATTTGGGCTTTCCTCTTCATATAACGATTCCCTGCAAGACGTTTTGTTG TCCAACATGTCCAGCAACTGTACAGGATTTGGGCTTTCCTCTCCAAATAACGATTCCCTGCAAGATGTTTTGTTG CTCAACATTTCAAACATGGTGGAAGATTTTGACTACAACTACATAGAAGGTATAATCTCTCCATGTAACGATTCCCTGAAAGATGTAAACAGCATAGGGATTGTGATCGGCTACATCGTTGTGTTCTTCCTTGGTCTCATGGGGAACACTATGGTGATGTTTGCCGTGTGCACCATGAACAAGCACAGAACATCTACAGACGTCTACCTGATGCACCTGGCCTTTGCTGACCTGCTGTTCGCGCTCACGCTGCCCTTCTGGGCCGTCTACATCAACAAATCCAGTTGGGTTTTCGGCACTTTGCTGTGCAAGTTGATCTCGGGTGTCCAGGAGTTGGCGTTCTACAGCTGCGTCTTCCTGCTGGCATGCATTAGCATCGACCGCTACATGGCCATCGTCAAAGCCACTCAGTTTCTCTCAAAGCAGCAACATGTAGTGAGGTTAGTGTGTCTTGCTGTATGGCTAGGGGCCACTGTGCTGTCCATTCCCATTGTGGTCCAGCGAGAAGCAATGGATATAAATTACACAACGCTTTGCTACGAGAACATAACAGCGGAGAAAATGGACGATTGGCGTGTAGGACTACGAGTCCTCCGTCACGTCTTtggctttttctttccttttacaGTCATGCTGGTCTGCTACGGCTGCACGGTTGGAACCCTGTTTCGCTCACGTAACAGCCAAAAAACCAAAGCAATGAAAGTGATCTTCTGTGTGGTGCTGGCTTTTATCATCTGCTGGCTGCCTAATAACATAACTGAATTTGTGGACACACTGATGCGAGGTGGGCTGATCAGCGACTCCTGCGAAAATAGAGATCATCTTTATGTGGGCATGTATTTCACTCAGGCTTTGGCCTTTATGCACTGTGCCATCAATCCCATCCTCTATGCCTTTGTGGGCAAGAAGTTCAGGAGCCATCTGCTCACTTTGCTATCGAGAAAAGGACTGGTGTCCAGAGAAGTGTTTTTTCGCTACCGAGCTGGCTCAGTCTACAGCACGGCAAGCACCAAACACACTTCTGTCACTCTGTAA